AATAAATCAAACCAGTTTCAACATCAATGATCTGAGCGTGATCTAAAATAAGCGCTTGATCCTTCATGTAACTCCCCCTTTTTCAATACTGTTACGTTTATTACGTTTAAATCATTCATTTTGTTTCAATAATAGGTATAATTTTCAAGCGCCACCGCTAACAGTTACCATACCAACAATATCCGCTTAAAAAACGTCACTTTTCCACTCTTCCAACCTAAAAAGACCCCTGAGAATAAAATCCTCATGGGTCTTTGTTCGTATCTCTTATGTGATTGAGTCAGATAGGGAAACATCTTTTTTTACTAGTAATACACCTAGCTTGGTGGTGTTCGCTATCGTATAGTGCACCTTGTTCAAAGCGAACTTCTTGATCATAATCAAGTACATCCAGCTTACAAAAAGCCGAATTTGATTGTAATGCTTCATAAAAACTTGTTTCATCCTGTACCTTCTGCCCATTCACTTTCACAATGGTTTCGCCAATTTTTATGTTCATTTTTTCTGCAAGACTACCAGGCAAAACGCCCAAAACGGTGCAACCATCTGCTCGTTCCGCAAAAAATCGCGTCGCTTTTTTATCACGATTATTCGCTTGAAGCCATAAAAACTCTCGACCTACAATCGCAAAACCAGCAACAACAAAAGCAAGCCAAGATACATATAAACTTCCGATAGATAACAGAAGTAATATCAACCCAAGATACATCACTTGTTTGCCTACTGGTTGAATTGAAGCTTTTGGAATAGTGGAAGCAACTTTTTGCTTAAAGCCTATTAGAAATGGAAGTAGCAATGGTTGCAGATCTAGTCCAGCAAATGGGATGACGGGCCAGAATTCAAACGTTGGAATGATGCCCTCAGGGATAAACAAAAGAATAGGGACAATCCATAATCGCTCTGAAAGATGATAGCCAATCCATTTTCCTCTTGAGGCTCGAACAAGTCTAGGAGATGTATACACCGAACCATTACGAAAAATAAGGACGGCTTCAGCCATTACGAGCAAACTCAATAATAATGCAAGAGTGGGTACAATTAGCTCTGTATTTATGACGCCAATATAATCTAATATAAACGGTTGGTCTTCTACTACTGGTAAAAATGCTAATGCAATAATGGTTAAACCTATAGCATATGAAGCTGTAAGCCACCTTAGCTGTAAGGTAAGGGCAAGTATGATTGTAATAGCCGTCATTATGATGATAACAGGCAAGCTAATCACCAGACCTACTAACACAAATACTAGGGACACACACAAACCGATTAGAATAGCTGGCCAAACAGGCACAAAAAAGTCGGCCATTCTACGATAGACTCTTGTATGAAAAAAAGATCGCTCATGACGAACACGTTTTGAAGCTGTTATGTAGATAGCAAGCAATCCAACATATAGAAGTGGATTGGCAAAAAAACTGCCAAGTGCAAGCATTATTGTTTGAAAAATCTCCATTGATGACCTCCCCGACTTCTATTCTACATTTCTTCTTATAAAAAGGCTGCCTCATTGTAGGCATGAATCTGCGCCCTTATGCAGGAGCATGCAGAAAACAAAACCTGCTTTCCAATGGGGACAGCCTTCCACTTTTATATCCGTTATTCATTCATTCGACAGATGTGTTGAAATTCCTGTTACTTACTTTGCTCGATCGCAAGTTCAATCGCTTTTTGTAGCTGCACATCATTATCAGAGTTACGGATTTCTTCAACGATACGTTCTTGAAGAGCCGTAGCTGTTTCTTGATCAATGTCTCCAGTTGCATCTAATCCTGCATCTTCTTGGAACGATTTAACTGCTTCGACCGTCTGTTGATCAAAGTAACCATCCTCTCGACCAGGATCATACTCTAAGCCTTTTAATATTAGCTGAGCATTTTTTACCTGTTCTCCAAGAGAATCAAATGTAATTGGATCATCTTCTACTGAAACGGCTGTGGAGAAGAAGTAGTCAGGCTGATTTTCTTCAACAGTTGGTGTGACACCTTCTTGGTTTATACTGTTACCATCTGGTGTTAACCATCTCATCATCGTAAGTTTCAGGTCACTTCCATCACCTAGGTCTACAGTCTGTTGTACGGTACCTTTACCAAACGTTGTATTACCAACAAGGTCATAACCACCTGACTCCTTAAGAGCAGCTGCAAGGATCTCAGACGCAGATGCACTGCGTTCATCAATCAGACCAATGATTGGATAGTCTTTGGCTTCTTTTAATTTTGAAGTATATCCACTACGGGTTCCTTCACGATCTTCCGTTTGTACAATAGCTTTTTCATCAGGGATTAACTCATCACCAATGTGTTCTACTGCATTTAAGTAGCCGCCAGGGTTCCCACGAACATCAATAATTAAGGCATCTATTCCATCTTGTTCAAGTTGATTTAATTGATCTTTAAAATTAATCGCTGTGTCTTCAGAGAACGATGTAATCTCTAGCATTCCAATCGTTTGACCATCTTGCTCAAATGTTTCGGTTCGAACGGTTTCAATTGGAATTGTGTCACGTTCAACTGGAACGTCTAATAACTCCGATGATCCATCACGTTCAATGGTCAGGCGTACGGTCGTCCCTTTTTCACCACGAATTTTAAGGACTGCTTCATTAACCGATAATCCTTCAATGTTTTCACCATCAATTTCAATGATTCGGTCATTCGCTTGTAATCCAGCTTGTTCAGCTTGGAGAATCACGGAACGGAGAAACGATGGTTACTTTACCATTAATCATACTAACTTCCGCACCAATTCCTTGAAATTCAGAACCTAGTGATTCAACAAATTCATTTGCTGTTTCCTGATCCATATAGTCAGAGAAAGGATCACCAAGCTCATTAATCATTCCAGAAATGGCACCTTCTATTAACTGTTGACGATCAACCTCTTCCACATATTGATCCTCAATTGTACTAAGTGCTTTCTCGAACTTTTTCATTAACTCATCGTCGCTTAGTTCAACTACTTCGCTCTCTTCGGCGCCATTGTCTCCCGCGTTTATTGGAGATGCGTTAGAAGCAAACTTCCCAGTCAGATAATAACTTCCCGCCCCTAGAATTGCAACAAGTACTACAACAATAAACAATCGTTTACTGTTCACCTTCACCACTCCCATATATTCAAACATCAACAAGCCTGCCATCATCATATGCATTGCCTGTACACATTATGTCGCTACTCGATTACTACCATTTTAGACAATCACTACTATGAAGTCAAAGCTGTTTTCAGAGCTTACACGTAATTTCATAATCGATCGTTAAACAGCGCATACCTAAAAAAAACAATTCGTGAACAGCCACTAAATTACCTGGCTCACCTGTAGCTTTCACGTGAAAATATTCTTCAATTGGTAGACGAAACGTCCATCTTTTTATCGTCAAATAAACCCCTTCATCACCTAACGAACCTGGCTCACGAAAACTTGTCAGAATTAATCCATTAGAAGAATCATGCTGCGGTCTTAGTATGCCTGTCATCACAGAAAAAGGCAATGGAAGAGCAATATCCATATACGCTTTTTGTTCTGTAAAATAATAGGCGTAAAAGGCAACAAAGATCTCTTTTTTTGTCACATGATCTTTTCTGATCCACGCTCGAACAGGATTTCGTCCATCAATCGACTCGTTTATCTGATAAATCACTGCATCCATCTTTTGCGATTCTGCTTTCTTTTTAGCAGCCTGTAAGTGAAGCTGACCAATTTTGCCCGTCAGCCAGTGATATATCGGAGACAGATAATAATAGATTCCGTGCCATTTTGTAACAGCAGCCATCTTGTAATGATTTGTCTTTTCATAAAAATCTCGAATATCTTTATTTACATGGCTCGGTTCGAAATCATTTCGACTAAAAACATCGAACTGATCGATTAATCCAAGTGCAGGCTTATTTTCATCTATTATCTTTGTTTGATCAAGAAAGGTTTGTCCTATTTTCCATTTGCCTCTTAAGTGACTAATCCTAAATTCCCCAAAATCAAATAATGGATCTGGCTTAATAAGCAGCCAACCAACTAAAACGAGAAAACTATAACCAAACGCCTGAGTATAGCCATGGAACAGAACCATATCCTGAATTGTGATAAAACTTCGATTAAATGATACACCCGAACTGTATAAAGCAGAAAGCATCATTGCAAACACAGATATTCCAGAAGCGACCCCTATACATACTTTCGCTAAAAGTTTGACGTTTGATTTGATCATTACTCGAATCGTTTCAACTGCTAGCCAACAAAGTGCAAGCACATAAACCGCAACAAATGCGATATCAAATAATCCGCCTACAGTTATTCCAATGCCTACTAACAATGGACCAATAATGACTAAACTACTCAGAACCCCATACCCGCGAATCGGTCGTTTTTCTGAATATGTATATCGCCCAAGTAGCCCAGTTACAGACGGTACAATTAAACTTGAGTAATGAAAATGAATAGCAGTTAGTAACACAATAACAGGCG
The nucleotide sequence above comes from Alkalicoccobacillus plakortidis. Encoded proteins:
- a CDS encoding S41 family peptidase, with the protein product MILQAEQAGLQANDRIIEIDGENIEGLSVNEAVLKIRGEKGTTVRLTIERDGSSELLDVPVERDTIPIETVRTETFEQDGQTIGMLEITSFSEDTAINFKDQLNQLEQDGIDALIIDVRGNPGGYLNAVEHIGDELIPDEKAIVQTEDREGTRSGYTSKLKEAKDYPIIGLIDERSASASEILAAALKESGGYDLVGNTTFGKGTVQQTVDLGDGSDLKLTMMRWLTPDGNSINQEGVTPTVEENQPDYFFSTAVSVEDDPITFDSLGEQVKNAQLILKGLEYDPGREDGYFDQQTVEAVKSFQEDAGLDATGDIDQETATALQERIVEEIRNSDNDVQLQKAIELAIEQSK
- a CDS encoding S41 family peptidase; the encoded protein is MHMMMAGLLMFEYMGVVKVNSKRLFIVVVLVAILGAGSYYLTGKFASNASPINAGDNGAEESEVVELSDDELMKKFEKALSTIEDQYVEEVDRQQLIEGAISGMINELGDPFSDYMDQETANEFVESLGSEFQGIGAEVSMINGKVTIVSPFRDSPS
- a CDS encoding PDZ domain-containing protein, with protein sequence MEIFQTIMLALGSFFANPLLYVGLLAIYITASKRVRHERSFFHTRVYRRMADFFVPVWPAILIGLCVSLVFVLVGLVISLPVIIIMTAITIILALTLQLRWLTASYAIGLTIIALAFLPVVEDQPFILDYIGVINTELIVPTLALLLSLLVMAEAVLIFRNGSVYTSPRLVRASRGKWIGYHLSERLWIVPILLFIPEGIIPTFEFWPVIPFAGLDLQPLLLPFLIGFKQKVASTIPKASIQPVGKQVMYLGLILLLLSIGSLYVSWLAFVVAGFAIVGREFLWLQANNRDKKATRFFAERADGCTVLGVLPGSLAEKMNIKIGETIVKVNGQKVQDETSFYEALQSNSAFCKLDVLDYDQEVRFEQGALYDSEHHQARCITSKKRCFPI
- a CDS encoding YndJ family protein, coding for MYIKQILIGLLAWSVFAFGYEGSIQLLLAFSILVLFPLILSLTYQKRKERDWFLVMQPFFSIAGAGSLLFEPGLFSGFLACLWLLFTCLRTCIGITRASVRGFRRMEENAIDASYVYMVVGGIWLVMSRSGVDGLPFSPVIVLLTAIHFHYSSLIVPSVTGLLGRYTYSEKRPIRGYGVLSSLVIIGPLLVGIGITVGGLFDIAFVAVYVLALCWLAVETIRVMIKSNVKLLAKVCIGVASGISVFAMMLSALYSSGVSFNRSFITIQDMVLFHGYTQAFGYSFLVLVGWLLIKPDPLFDFGEFRISHLRGKWKIGQTFLDQTKIIDENKPALGLIDQFDVFSRNDFEPSHVNKDIRDFYEKTNHYKMAAVTKWHGIYYYLSPIYHWLTGKIGQLHLQAAKKKAESQKMDAVIYQINESIDGRNPVRAWIRKDHVTKKEIFVAFYAYYFTEQKAYMDIALPLPFSVMTGILRPQHDSSNGLILTSFREPGSLGDEGVYLTIKRWTFRLPIEEYFHVKATGEPGNLVAVHELFFLGMRCLTIDYEITCKL